A DNA window from Chitinispirillales bacterium ANBcel5 contains the following coding sequences:
- a CDS encoding S8 family serine peptidase, whose amino-acid sequence MKRTNRLLLLVAAKLLVLLFFQVTAFTTFDTAKDNKAAFSDRVDFSVDPTSLNVTLPVGETDTVNLLVTNTGDSLLTFTPFAVEEMESGSSVTNHVYGDYHFKSLERGSTDTRKGIPVTAGKGGPDLFGYRWMDSDETGGPVYQWNDISATGQRLDIVSECLDCSQMQSISFTFPFYENSYDEIYVGSNGYITLGSGSNIFVNYPLPSTMAPPNLIAPLYEDLYPGWSGDIYFQDFGNYVIVQYNNVGRWSGPGTYTFQLKLDNNGVITYYYNNLSGTLLSNTVGIQNATQDDGLTIAYNTSYLKENFAIEIRSTPKWLSVANQTITLDPGESYSLLLEFNAQEVYGDHYYGALEINHNSSLKENPFIIPCTLYAQGFRGLSVSPLSHQFESTWAGGSDTALFTLTNAGDETTAIDSIVTNNEIFSVSSQPSTVPAFGTVQFMAIFSPENPINNEGTLEIYSNAEDNPYIAVSLSGIGTEPPVASIEPRELYASSLPNSAPVDRTFVLSNSGAAPLTFAVKSIVETSTPLMSLKSSPQPPTIKHDKIYCESNYKNPFVPGRVIVGLKEQADNFSNSSILSSIDATNVRDLTVFRNQQTSQRVPVGRRILLVELKTKTEDSVHRAISILKTDPNVAYAEPDFIVSIDRTPNDELFDQLYSMHNTGQTGGTPNADISALGAWQKHVGNGSILIGVIDTGIDYLHPDIADNMWTNPGETPNGEDDDGNGYIDDIHGYDFAYGTSDPMDRNGHGTHCAGTIAAVGDNNIGVVGVMWDAQLVALKFLNDGGGGSTSGAIEAVNYATMMDIDITSNSWGGGGFSQGLKDAIAAGGLFIAAAGNSSENKDIFPSYPASYNLDNIISVAATDHNDNLAWFSCYGPNSVHLGAPGVDILSTVPNNSYDHYSGTSMATPHVAGVAGLIWSFNPSLTALEVKQIILDNVDPIPSLQGMTITGGRLNAQRAIEATPAPWITVESMEPGVLNPNEEQEFVATLDPQGLVAGEWSALVLMETNDPLRTEDTVFVTLDVQECKSLSANKDSIGFGEIAAGSEVTDTVELSNTCNADLTVSEIVFENEYYGTDLSFPILVPAYGSTNVAITYSPSSVGNHVSSMTIISDADDNPEIIISLEGTALDPPSAIISPRTLDFSFSPPDMAPADRTFTLSNNGGLELTYDIIEIREISTPLRLSQSVQSLPKINSEKIYNSRNYENEFMPGRIIVGFNRGKSSFADNILMNRLNIESVRELTAFIDPKTNQQILEDRRIFLYELQDDSPQAVLDAIAILKNDANVAYAEPDYIVSIDNLPNDPEFNRLYGLHNTGQTGGTSGADISALSAWQTHTGNGSVLIGVIDTGIDYLHPDLADNIWTNPGETPNGEDDDGNGYIDDIHGYDFAYRTSDPMDRQSHGTHCAGTIAAVGDNSIGVTGVMWNAQLVALKFLNDSGSGSTADAIEAVNYSTAMDIKITSNSWGGGGFSQGLKDAISQSGLFVAAAGNNGRNTDFTPFYPACYDLPNIINVAATNHNDALASFSNYGQNTVHLGAPGVSIYSTEPNNRYGYKSGTSMAAPHVSGVAGLIWSYNPSLTALEVKDILLDNVDPIASLDGLTITGGRLNAQKAIEATVSPWLTVAPDEPGTVSPGEHQDFTVTVDPYGLAAGEWRGEIVMSTNDPLKPLDTVTVIADIEPCRSITLSTDTLQFGTVYTGQDSSLNVDLTNNCNNSVQIDSIVMDSEYFSFDESFPLTIPAFSSIELSVQFAPESEGVFYEYLHIFSDADNNPELILTLQGIAELPPEMTLFPNAFERYASPGQIIEDTLFIVNDGGSVLDWYISGVSDTTAQATHFYDASHFIKFDKGEEDLREGYPLPNNSGGPDLFGYTWIDSDEPGGPVYNWREIKNTGTRLTTVSGCDDCSQVQTIPFSFPFYGTEYDRIFVSSNGFITFGSGSGQYVNYPIPSINNPARLIAPFFDDINPRAMGNIYYQANSDSVIVQFENCARYGGNGVYTFQVILLKNGDIVYQYKDMSGFLNRATVGIQNEARNDGLEIVYNAPYVKNNHAVKISLIPEWATVSQLSGQTEAGDTSRVILRLNATDLDPSVYTTELNVYHNVPGDESSIIVPITLTVSEDIIEPPQIISHPEDLTVEENDTAWFEISAQGTDLSYQWQKDGENIDGANDAFLMVPNVDRIDDGATFRCIVSNSAGTVISNEAQLTVIVPSNYGLFITAIGSSAEPELVGSQFRLEEVNIGSVSSGKVSGNRFNLFLR is encoded by the coding sequence ATGAAACGAACTAACAGATTACTTCTTTTGGTTGCGGCTAAACTACTGGTTTTGCTGTTTTTTCAGGTTACTGCATTTACTACTTTTGACACAGCTAAGGATAACAAGGCTGCTTTTTCAGACAGAGTTGATTTCTCAGTTGACCCAACTTCTTTGAATGTCACTCTACCTGTTGGTGAAACTGATACAGTTAACCTGTTAGTCACCAATACGGGTGATTCATTGCTAACCTTTACTCCATTTGCGGTAGAGGAGATGGAATCAGGTAGTAGCGTTACAAACCATGTTTACGGCGATTACCACTTTAAAAGTCTCGAAAGAGGTAGCACAGATACCCGTAAGGGGATACCCGTAACAGCTGGCAAGGGTGGTCCTGACCTGTTTGGCTACAGATGGATGGACTCTGACGAAACCGGTGGTCCGGTTTATCAGTGGAATGATATAAGCGCAACTGGTCAGAGGCTCGATATTGTTTCAGAGTGCCTTGATTGCTCACAGATGCAATCTATTTCATTCACATTTCCTTTCTATGAAAATAGTTATGATGAAATTTACGTAGGTTCAAACGGATATATTACTTTGGGATCCGGTAGCAATATATTTGTAAACTATCCTTTACCCAGTACAATGGCTCCACCCAACCTTATTGCCCCTTTATACGAAGATCTTTATCCTGGATGGAGTGGTGATATCTACTTTCAGGATTTTGGTAATTATGTAATCGTCCAATATAACAATGTGGGCAGATGGTCAGGACCTGGTACCTATACCTTCCAGTTGAAGCTCGATAATAACGGCGTAATAACTTATTACTATAACAATCTCAGTGGCACGTTATTATCAAACACTGTAGGTATCCAAAACGCCACACAAGATGATGGTTTGACTATTGCATATAATACTTCCTATTTAAAAGAAAATTTCGCCATTGAGATAAGATCAACTCCTAAGTGGCTAAGTGTTGCAAATCAAACAATTACTCTTGATCCGGGAGAATCATATTCATTACTCTTAGAATTTAACGCACAGGAAGTATATGGGGACCATTATTATGGTGCATTAGAAATTAACCATAACTCCTCTTTGAAAGAAAATCCATTTATAATTCCTTGTACTTTGTATGCTCAGGGATTTAGAGGTTTATCGGTTTCCCCTCTAAGTCACCAATTTGAAAGTACGTGGGCTGGAGGCAGTGACACAGCTCTTTTTACATTAACTAACGCAGGGGACGAAACAACCGCAATTGATTCAATTGTTACAAATAACGAAATATTCTCGGTTTCGTCACAGCCATCAACCGTTCCGGCATTTGGAACCGTACAATTTATGGCAATCTTTTCACCTGAAAACCCGATAAACAATGAGGGGACATTAGAAATATACAGCAATGCAGAAGATAATCCCTACATAGCTGTTTCTCTTTCCGGTATAGGTACTGAGCCTCCCGTTGCATCCATAGAGCCCAGAGAGTTGTATGCTTCATCGCTGCCAAACTCTGCGCCGGTTGACCGGACCTTTGTGTTATCAAATTCAGGTGCCGCTCCACTTACCTTCGCGGTGAAAAGTATAGTGGAAACCTCCACACCACTTATGAGTTTAAAATCTTCTCCCCAACCTCCAACAATTAAACATGATAAGATTTACTGCGAAAGTAACTACAAGAATCCTTTTGTCCCTGGCAGGGTGATTGTTGGATTGAAGGAACAAGCTGATAATTTTTCAAACAGCTCAATCCTAAGCAGCATTGATGCAACTAATGTCAGAGATCTTACTGTATTTCGCAACCAACAAACGTCTCAAAGAGTTCCTGTTGGTCGACGTATACTGCTTGTAGAGCTGAAAACCAAAACAGAAGATTCAGTTCACCGTGCAATTTCAATTCTTAAAACAGATCCTAATGTTGCATATGCTGAACCAGATTTTATTGTAAGCATTGATCGCACTCCAAACGATGAACTGTTCGACCAACTTTACTCGATGCACAATACTGGTCAGACCGGTGGAACCCCAAATGCTGATATTAGCGCTCTTGGTGCCTGGCAGAAGCACGTTGGAAACGGAAGTATTCTAATCGGTGTTATTGATACAGGTATCGATTATCTCCATCCCGATATTGCAGATAATATGTGGACCAATCCGGGTGAAACACCAAATGGGGAGGACGATGATGGAAACGGGTATATCGATGATATCCATGGATATGATTTTGCCTATGGTACAAGTGATCCTATGGATCGAAATGGCCACGGAACACACTGTGCCGGAACGATTGCTGCTGTAGGAGATAATAACATCGGCGTAGTAGGAGTAATGTGGGATGCACAGCTTGTTGCTCTTAAATTCCTTAATGATGGTGGTGGTGGATCGACTTCAGGAGCAATTGAAGCAGTGAATTACGCCACAATGATGGATATTGATATTACTTCAAACAGCTGGGGTGGCGGTGGCTTTTCCCAGGGGCTAAAGGATGCGATTGCAGCCGGCGGACTTTTTATTGCAGCAGCTGGTAATTCCAGTGAAAATAAAGATATTTTTCCCTCTTATCCGGCAAGTTACAATCTGGACAATATCATATCGGTAGCTGCAACAGATCACAATGATAACCTTGCCTGGTTTTCCTGCTATGGACCCAATTCAGTTCACCTTGGTGCTCCCGGAGTAGATATCTTAAGCACAGTACCTAATAACTCCTATGATCACTACTCCGGAACATCTATGGCTACTCCCCATGTTGCAGGTGTAGCGGGACTTATTTGGAGTTTTAACCCATCCCTTACTGCTCTTGAAGTTAAGCAGATCATTTTGGACAATGTGGATCCAATACCGTCACTTCAAGGTATGACAATTACCGGGGGACGTCTTAATGCACAAAGAGCTATAGAGGCCACACCGGCACCTTGGATCACTGTAGAATCAATGGAACCGGGCGTTCTTAACCCTAATGAAGAACAGGAGTTTGTTGCCACCCTGGACCCACAAGGTCTCGTAGCTGGTGAATGGAGCGCTTTAGTTCTTATGGAAACGAATGATCCTCTTAGAACAGAAGACACAGTCTTTGTAACCCTTGATGTTCAAGAGTGCAAAAGCCTCTCTGCAAACAAAGACTCTATTGGTTTTGGAGAGATCGCAGCAGGTAGTGAAGTAACTGATACTGTTGAATTATCTAATACGTGCAATGCTGATTTAACTGTTAGTGAAATAGTATTTGAAAACGAATACTACGGAACAGACCTATCATTTCCGATATTAGTGCCTGCATATGGTTCTACAAATGTTGCAATCACTTACTCTCCATCAAGTGTTGGAAATCATGTAAGTTCGATGACAATCATAAGTGATGCTGATGACAACCCGGAGATTATAATTTCTCTGGAAGGAACAGCGCTTGATCCGCCATCGGCAATTATATCACCTCGTACTCTTGATTTTTCTTTTTCACCACCAGACATGGCCCCTGCTGACCGTACGTTCACCTTATCCAACAACGGTGGCCTGGAGCTCACATATGATATTATTGAGATTAGAGAGATTTCTACTCCGCTGAGACTTTCTCAATCGGTTCAATCTCTACCAAAAATTAATTCAGAGAAGATTTATAACAGTAGAAACTACGAGAACGAGTTTATGCCTGGGCGTATAATTGTCGGGTTTAATCGTGGCAAAAGTTCTTTTGCAGATAATATTCTTATGAACAGATTGAATATTGAGTCTGTCAGAGAATTGACTGCCTTTATAGATCCAAAAACAAATCAGCAAATTCTCGAAGATCGTAGAATTTTTCTTTATGAGCTACAAGATGACTCGCCCCAAGCTGTTTTAGATGCAATAGCTATACTAAAAAATGATGCAAATGTGGCTTACGCAGAACCTGACTACATAGTTAGTATCGATAATCTACCCAACGATCCTGAATTTAACAGACTATATGGCCTGCACAATACAGGGCAGACTGGGGGAACTTCGGGAGCAGATATAAGCGCTCTTTCCGCATGGCAAACGCATACAGGAAATGGGTCTGTTCTGATTGGAGTTATAGACACCGGTATCGATTATTTGCACCCCGATCTTGCCGATAATATCTGGACAAATCCCGGTGAAACGCCTAACGGCGAAGACGATGATGGAAATGGATATATCGATGATATCCATGGTTACGACTTTGCTTACAGGACAAGCGATCCCATGGATAGGCAGAGTCATGGGACACATTGCGCAGGTACGATTGCTGCTGTTGGAGACAACAGTATCGGTGTGACTGGTGTAATGTGGAATGCTCAGCTTGTTGCTCTGAAGTTTCTCAATGATAGTGGTAGTGGTTCGACAGCTGATGCCATTGAAGCCGTAAATTATTCTACAGCTATGGACATAAAGATCACCTCCAACAGTTGGGGAGGCGGTGGCTTTTCCCAGGGACTTAAAGATGCTATATCTCAAAGTGGACTGTTTGTTGCCGCTGCCGGAAATAATGGAAGAAATACTGATTTTACACCATTCTATCCTGCTTGTTATGATTTGCCAAACATAATCAACGTTGCAGCTACCAATCACAATGATGCTTTGGCATCGTTCTCTAACTATGGTCAAAACACCGTGCATCTTGGAGCACCAGGCGTAAGTATTTACAGCACAGAACCAAACAACCGTTATGGATACAAATCAGGAACCTCCATGGCTGCGCCGCATGTATCGGGTGTTGCCGGTCTGATCTGGAGCTATAATCCTTCTCTCACCGCTCTGGAAGTAAAAGATATTCTTTTAGACAATGTAGACCCTATTGCTTCACTTGACGGATTAACTATAACCGGAGGTCGTCTCAATGCACAAAAAGCTATAGAAGCTACCGTTTCACCATGGCTAACTGTAGCACCCGATGAGCCTGGCACTGTTTCACCAGGTGAACATCAGGATTTCACTGTAACCGTTGATCCATATGGTTTAGCTGCCGGCGAGTGGAGAGGTGAAATTGTAATGTCTACGAATGATCCTCTTAAGCCACTTGATACGGTTACTGTTATAGCGGATATTGAACCCTGCAGAAGTATCACACTAAGCACAGACACTCTCCAGTTTGGAACAGTTTACACTGGACAGGATTCAAGTCTGAATGTTGATCTAACTAATAATTGTAACAATTCTGTCCAAATCGATAGTATAGTAATGGATAGTGAATATTTCTCTTTTGATGAATCGTTCCCCTTAACAATACCGGCATTTAGTTCAATTGAGCTCAGTGTACAATTTGCGCCTGAGAGTGAAGGGGTGTTCTATGAATATTTACATATCTTTAGCGATGCAGACAACAACCCGGAGTTAATTCTCACTTTGCAGGGTATTGCTGAACTCCCTCCTGAGATGACCCTTTTTCCAAACGCCTTCGAACGATACGCTTCTCCTGGCCAAATTATTGAAGACACGCTTTTTATCGTTAACGATGGAGGCTCCGTTCTTGACTGGTATATTAGTGGAGTAAGTGATACTACCGCGCAAGCAACCCACTTTTACGACGCAAGTCACTTTATAAAGTTTGATAAAGGTGAAGAGGACCTCCGTGAGGGATATCCGCTACCAAATAACTCCGGTGGGCCCGATCTTTTCGGATATACCTGGATTGATTCTGATGAACCCGGCGGGCCGGTATATAACTGGAGAGAGATAAAAAATACCGGAACACGTTTAACAACTGTTTCCGGATGTGATGATTGCAGTCAAGTCCAAACTATACCTTTCAGTTTTCCGTTTTATGGCACAGAATATGACAGAATATTTGTTTCTTCAAACGGATTTATTACCTTTGGTTCAGGAAGCGGTCAATATGTAAACTACCCCATACCTTCAATCAATAATCCAGCAAGGCTGATTGCTCCATTTTTCGATGACATCAACCCACGCGCTATGGGCAATATTTATTATCAAGCTAATTCAGACTCTGTAATCGTTCAGTTTGAGAATTGTGCACGGTATGGTGGTAATGGTGTGTACACATTTCAGGTAATCCTACTGAAAAATGGTGATATTGTATATCAGTATAAAGACATGTCAGGATTTCTAAACAGAGCAACGGTTGGTATCCAGAATGAAGCAAGAAATGATGGTTTAGAAATTGTGTACAACGCCCCTTATGTGAAGAATAATCATGCAGTCAAAATTTCACTGATTCCTGAGTGGGCTACAGTGTCCCAGCTTAGTGGCCAAACTGAAGCTGGTGATACATCAAGAGTAATTCTTAGACTTAATGCCACTGACCTTGACCCTTCTGTATACACTACCGAATTAAATGTATATCATAATGTACCAGGAGATGAATCGTCCATTATAGTCCCAATCACGTTAACAGTTTCAGAAGATATAATTGAACCACCTCAGATCATCTCTCATCCTGAGGACCTGACAGTTGAGGAGAATGATACTGCCTGGTTTGAGATATCTGCTCAAGGTACAGACCTCTCCTATCAATGGCAAAAGGATGGTGAAAATATCGATGGAGCTAACGATGCATTTCTAATGGTACCTAACGTAGATAGAATCGATGATGGTGCAACCTTCAGGTGTATAGTCTCTAACTCTGCAGGTACTGTTATTAGTAATGAAGCGCAATTAACCGTAATTGTTCCAAGCAATTACGGATTATTCATTACCGCAATTGGCAGTTCAGCGGAACCAGAGCTCGTTGGGTCTCAGTTCAGATTGGAGGAAGTAAATATTGGTTCTGTAAGTTCCGGCAAAGTCAGCGGCAACAGATTTAACCTGTTTTTAAGATAA
- a CDS encoding YbhB/YbcL family Raf kinase inhibitor-like protein yields MKVSSNAFNDGERIPVKFTCDGDDINPPLNIEQIPDTTVSMVLIMDDPDSLKGLFTHWVVYDIPVISSIDANSIPGKQGLNDFTNHQYGGPCPGTGTHRYFFKIYALDKQLGLPDGCSRSLVEGSMKNHVIDWAQYMGLYSR; encoded by the coding sequence ATGAAAGTGTCCAGTAATGCATTTAATGATGGTGAGAGGATTCCTGTAAAATTTACCTGCGATGGAGATGATATAAATCCTCCTTTGAATATTGAGCAAATACCTGATACGACTGTTAGTATGGTATTGATTATGGATGATCCTGATTCGCTAAAAGGACTTTTTACTCATTGGGTTGTTTATGATATACCAGTAATCAGCAGTATAGATGCAAACAGCATTCCGGGCAAACAGGGGCTTAATGACTTCACCAACCATCAGTACGGTGGTCCCTGTCCGGGGACAGGAACACATCGTTACTTTTTTAAAATTTATGCTCTGGATAAGCAGCTTGGTTTACCTGATGGATGCTCCCGCAGTTTGGTTGAAGGTAGTATGAAAAATCACGTAATCGATTGGGCACAATATATGGGCTTGTACTCAAGATGA
- a CDS encoding CBS domain-containing protein, with amino-acid sequence MKVNEIMTKGVEGIKTTDTILHACQRMRDLDIGAIPVFDQDNVIGVVTDRDVAVRVIAEQLNPAHTSVGEVMSKDAKTCAEDTEVEEAARVMENYKIRRLFVTDSTGALTGIVSLGDLAAKGGKEISAEILSEISQPIGPHR; translated from the coding sequence ATGAAGGTAAATGAAATTATGACAAAGGGTGTCGAAGGTATCAAAACAACAGATACGATTCTGCATGCATGTCAGCGTATGCGTGATCTGGATATTGGCGCTATTCCGGTTTTTGATCAGGACAATGTTATAGGCGTTGTGACAGATCGTGACGTTGCGGTCAGGGTAATAGCTGAACAACTTAACCCTGCACATACCTCTGTTGGAGAAGTGATGAGCAAGGATGCTAAAACCTGTGCAGAGGACACTGAAGTTGAGGAAGCGGCACGTGTGATGGAAAACTACAAAATCAGACGGTTGTTTGTTACCGATTCAACAGGTGCTCTTACCGGCATTGTATCGTTGGGAGACCTTGCTGCAAAAGGCGGAAAGGAAATAAGTGCAGAGATACTCTCCGAAATTTCTCAGCCAATCGGACCTCACCGATAG
- a CDS encoding TIGR02147 family protein, giving the protein MVKIGSPATTLNKVLVYKFWNQYILYGMCRLFDSLDYRQYLKERFDDMRRERPWFSNRLIAQRLKIDPGQLVKILQGQRHISERLLPAFIKFLNLEDREKEYFTCLVRFNKAKIGSEVSLYYEKLMALKGLSLPQVKPDQDHFFNQWYYSVIRVLLAFHGFDGDYEKLGSMLSPPIKGEQAKEAVELLLKLGFIEKDEDNSFKLTDTFISGGGDWRMYAVRNFQQQTIKLSERSLLNDSPEIRDISSLTISLSEEEIVEYKEMIEEFRKTLLRRVMESGKEPNRVYQLNLQLIPVASVKKRAGEKK; this is encoded by the coding sequence TTGGTTAAAATTGGCAGCCCTGCCACCACTTTGAACAAAGTTTTAGTATACAAATTTTGGAACCAGTATATATTATATGGTATGTGCAGATTATTTGATTCACTCGATTATCGACAATACCTAAAGGAACGCTTTGATGATATGCGCCGGGAGCGCCCCTGGTTTTCCAATCGCTTAATAGCGCAGCGACTTAAAATAGATCCCGGACAGCTGGTTAAAATTCTTCAGGGCCAACGGCATATATCAGAGCGCCTGCTTCCTGCATTTATTAAATTTTTAAACCTTGAAGATCGGGAAAAGGAGTATTTTACCTGTCTGGTTCGCTTTAATAAGGCGAAAATTGGCAGCGAAGTAAGCCTTTATTACGAAAAATTGATGGCCCTAAAGGGGCTTTCTCTTCCTCAGGTGAAACCAGATCAGGATCATTTTTTCAACCAATGGTACTATTCTGTAATCAGAGTGCTGTTGGCTTTTCACGGTTTTGATGGTGATTACGAGAAGCTTGGAAGCATGCTTTCGCCCCCCATAAAAGGTGAACAGGCAAAGGAAGCTGTTGAACTGCTCCTTAAACTGGGGTTTATTGAAAAAGATGAAGACAACAGTTTTAAGCTAACCGACACGTTTATCAGTGGTGGGGGAGACTGGCGAATGTATGCGGTGAGAAATTTTCAGCAGCAGACGATAAAACTAAGTGAGCGATCTCTTCTAAACGATTCCCCTGAAATTCGGGATATTTCTTCGCTTACGATTTCACTTTCTGAGGAGGAGATTGTAGAATATAAGGAGATGATCGAGGAGTTTCGCAAAACCCTGCTACGCAGAGTAATGGAGAGCGGGAAGGAACCAAACAGAGTTTATCAACTGAATCTGCAGTTAATACCTGTGGCAAGCGTTAAAAAAAGAGCTGGAGAGAAGAAGTGA
- a CDS encoding FAD-dependent oxidoreductase, whose amino-acid sequence MQNFPTLLSPGQIGSLKLKNKVVMAPMGTLLCGPGGELTDHFIKYYEERAAGGTGLIIVEVACVEPELGKAVATQARIDDNRFISGLSRLAGAVQKYGSRVFVQLHHAGNQSNSQITGGKQIVAPSTVTNAAVGEEPRELSTEEVKGLVEKFVSAAERAQTAGLDGVELHGAHGYLICEFLSPHTNRRTDEYGGNFENRMRFVNEIIAGIKQRCGNDFPVCVRFSADEFTGRGIDLKQGTEIAQALESAGADALHVSCGTYESLHTVIEPIMYHEGWKVYLAEAVKEVVKIPVITVGAIKLPSTAENILESKRADFVAVGRALLCDSQWVNKASEGKEDEIIPCIGCMHCTDTIFSSRRIQCAVDARTGRELEFDHSPQDGNGRVVSIIGGGPAGMEAARVLANRHFRPIVYEQEQQMGGELNPGCTPPDKKPIRQYRDALIRNTECMEIALRTGTEATPDLVRGDNPYAVIVAVGGKPIIPQDISGIDSERVVSALEVLNNPDMIESGSKAVVVGGGMTGCETAELLESRGIDVSVVEMLPEIAVEESNISKVAMIEKMKNSKIELLTGHKLIAVHDRQLELQRTDGEGGTKISADYIIISLGLENKETQPWTEAFERCIVVGDALKPSNVAFAIRTAFDAAFTLR is encoded by the coding sequence GTGCAAAACTTCCCCACACTTCTGTCACCAGGACAGATCGGTTCACTAAAGTTGAAGAACAAAGTTGTTATGGCACCAATGGGCACACTTCTCTGCGGCCCGGGGGGAGAACTTACAGATCACTTTATTAAGTACTATGAAGAGAGAGCAGCTGGTGGCACGGGATTAATCATTGTGGAAGTAGCCTGTGTAGAACCTGAACTTGGAAAAGCGGTGGCCACTCAGGCACGCATTGATGATAATCGCTTTATCTCCGGACTCAGCCGGCTGGCTGGTGCTGTCCAAAAATATGGTAGTCGTGTCTTTGTGCAACTTCATCACGCCGGCAACCAATCCAACTCTCAAATCACCGGCGGCAAACAGATTGTAGCCCCCAGTACCGTAACCAATGCTGCTGTTGGTGAGGAGCCCAGAGAGCTTTCAACCGAAGAAGTTAAGGGTCTTGTGGAAAAATTTGTTTCAGCAGCAGAAAGGGCGCAAACTGCTGGTCTGGATGGAGTAGAGCTCCATGGTGCACACGGCTATCTTATCTGTGAGTTTCTAAGCCCTCATACAAACAGACGCACCGATGAATACGGCGGGAACTTTGAGAACCGAATGCGCTTTGTTAATGAAATAATTGCCGGCATTAAGCAGAGGTGTGGAAACGATTTTCCGGTGTGTGTGAGATTCAGTGCTGATGAGTTTACCGGAAGAGGAATCGATCTTAAGCAGGGTACAGAAATAGCCCAGGCACTGGAGAGTGCTGGTGCAGATGCATTGCATGTCAGTTGTGGTACCTACGAAAGTCTCCATACTGTAATTGAGCCCATTATGTACCATGAGGGCTGGAAGGTGTATCTTGCTGAGGCTGTAAAAGAGGTGGTCAAGATTCCGGTAATCACTGTGGGCGCTATAAAACTGCCATCAACTGCAGAAAATATTTTGGAAAGTAAAAGAGCGGATTTTGTAGCTGTAGGAAGAGCCCTTCTCTGTGATTCACAATGGGTCAATAAAGCTTCAGAGGGCAAAGAAGATGAAATTATCCCCTGTATTGGTTGTATGCACTGTACGGACACAATATTTTCCTCCAGAAGAATACAATGCGCGGTAGATGCTCGTACGGGAAGAGAACTGGAATTCGACCATAGTCCACAAGACGGCAATGGGCGGGTTGTATCAATCATTGGTGGTGGTCCGGCAGGTATGGAAGCTGCCCGGGTATTAGCAAATCGCCACTTTCGCCCAATAGTCTACGAACAGGAACAGCAGATGGGGGGAGAACTAAATCCCGGCTGCACCCCCCCGGATAAAAAACCGATCCGTCAGTACAGAGATGCACTCATCAGAAATACAGAATGCATGGAGATAGCCTTAAGAACCGGAACCGAGGCTACCCCTGATCTTGTCCGGGGTGATAACCCGTATGCGGTAATTGTTGCTGTTGGAGGAAAGCCTATTATCCCTCAGGACATTTCTGGCATAGACAGTGAGCGGGTAGTAAGCGCTCTTGAGGTGCTCAACAATCCCGATATGATAGAAAGCGGATCAAAGGCAGTTGTTGTTGGTGGTGGTATGACCGGGTGTGAAACAGCAGAGTTACTAGAAAGCAGAGGAATTGACGTTTCAGTTGTGGAAATGCTACCAGAAATTGCTGTTGAGGAAAGTAACATCTCAAAAGTCGCTATGATTGAAAAGATGAAAAACAGTAAAATAGAGCTTCTTACAGGTCATAAGCTTATTGCTGTTCATGACAGACAGCTTGAGCTTCAGAGAACCGATGGTGAAGGTGGAACAAAGATCAGTGCCGATTATATCATTATTTCTCTTGGCTTAGAAAACAAAGAAACACAGCCCTGGACAGAAGCTTTTGAGCGGTGTATAGTTGTGGGTGATGCGCTTAAACCATCCAATGTTGCATTTGCCATAAGAACAGCTTTTGATGCGGCATTTACGCTCAGGTAG